Proteins encoded together in one Coffea arabica cultivar ET-39 chromosome 2c, Coffea Arabica ET-39 HiFi, whole genome shotgun sequence window:
- the LOC113728144 gene encoding uncharacterized protein, producing the protein MALLVSPEVASICGRRCETPARVLSYTNRKNVVPVSNGGKRAVRVRVSLEEANVLNLGRNVRLLCGVGHFSAPVKQAVTVPSPKPSKEEEEKRNYYLNTGYAIRTLREEFPALFYKELTFDIYRDDIVFKDPLNTFAGIENYKSIFWGLRFHGRIFFRALWIDIISVWQPVDNMIMVRWTVHGIPRVPWESHGRFDGTSEYKLDKNGKIYEHHVHNIALHTPPKFRVLAVEELILSVGCPSTPKPTCFESSSSSIGNIVEPVKFKGVEHYVSSILTGVRGSDSEWLRKS; encoded by the exons ATGGCACTTCTCGTATCGCCCGAAGTGGCCTCTATCTGCGGCCGGCGTTGTGAAACTCCGGCCAGGGTTCTCTCTTACACCAACCGGAAAAATGTGGTTCCGGTTTCTAACGGTGGAAAGAGAGccgttagggttagggtttctTTGGAGGAGGCTAATGTTTTGAATTTGGGGAGAAATGTGCGTTTGTTATGCGGTGTCGGCCATTTCTCTGCTCCGGTGAAGCAGGCAGTCACTGTGCCGTCTCCGAAGCCGagcaaggaggaggaggagaagcgAAATTATTATCTGAATACGGGTTATGCTATTCGGACCCTCCGGGAGGAGTTCCCTGCCCTGTTTTATAAGGAActcacttttgatatttacag GGATGATATAGTGTTTAAGGATCCCCTCAACACATTTGCTGGGATTGAAAACTATAAATCAATATTCTGGGGTTTAAGGTTCCATGGCAGAATATTTTTCAGAGCCTTGTGGATTGACATTATCAGTGTATGGCAGCCTGTGGATAACATGATAATGGTCCGTTGGACTGTTCATGGCATTCCTCGAGTTCCATGGGAGAGCCATGGTCGATTTGATGGTACATCTGAGTACAAACTCGACAAAAATGGGAAGATATACGAGCACCATGTTCACAACATTGCTTTGCACACACCCCCGAAGTTCCGCGTGCTTGCTGTTGAGGAATTGATTTTGTCTGTTGGCTGTCCCTCGACTCCAAAGCCAACTTGTTTTGAGAGCTCATCTTCTTCCATCGGAAATATTGTAGAACCAGTGAAATTCAAAGGAGTCGAGCATTATGTATCTTCCATCTTAACTGGTGTTCGTGGATCTGATTCAGAATGGTTGAGGAAATCTTAA
- the LOC113728146 gene encoding protein ABIL1, protein MELEQIGAEKPRPMTYDEASMERSKSFVKALQELKNLRPQLYSAAEYCEKSYFHSEQKQMVLDNLKDYAVRALVNAVDHLGTVAYKLTDLLDQHAMDISSMELKITCINQQLLTCQTFTEKEGLRQQQLLAIIPRHHKHYTLPNAVNKKVHFSPQIQMDPRQQVHVKPHLYPSGTPAAKTLSWHLASETKSSLKGTHRASLSSEDSKSSGKSSIGFNLLDAEQSGRIKSPKPHSQLPSVGPASTVAIKTLGILRLDAVEGSKPMTPFRSFGNTTRQEIVRVPARSKSVLSAFFVKQKTQKLKASAMS, encoded by the exons ATGGAACTGGAGCAAATTGGGGCGGAGAAGCCCCGGCCGATGACCTACGATGAGGCGTCAATGGAGCGTAGCAAGAGCTTCGTCAAGGCTTTACAG GAACTCAAAAACCTGAGGCCTCAACTATATTCTGCTGCAGAATATTGTGAAAAGTCTTATTTTCATAGTGAGCAGAAGCAAAT GGTACTGGATAACCTGAAAGATTATGCTGTACGAGCTCTTGTGAATGCTGTTGATCACTTGGGGACTGTTGCTTATAAATTGACTGACCTCCTTGATCAACATGCCATGGATATTTCATCAATGGAGCTAAAAATCACATGTATAAATCAG CAACTTCTTACATGCCAAACATTCACGGAGAAAGAAGGCCTCAGGCAGCAGCAGTTATTAGCAATCATTCCAAGGCATCACAAGCATTACACTTTGCCAA ATGCTGTTAACAAAAAGGTACACTTCAGCCCACAAATTCAGATGGATCCGAGACAACAAGTTCATGTAAAACCGCATCTTTATCCTTCAG GTACACCTGCGGCAAAAACTCTTTCGTGGCATTTAGCTTCAGAAACCAAGTCTTCCTTGAAAGGAACTCATCGAGCATCTTTAAG TTCTGAGGACTCAAAAAGTTCTGGGAAAAGTTCCATTGGGTTCAATTTGTTAG ATGCTGAACAGAGTGGCAGGATAAAGTCTCCAAAACCTCATTCTCAATTGCCGAGTGTGGGACCTGCTTCAACTGTAGCTATAAAAACGCTAGGCATCTTACGGCTG GATGCCGTGGAAGGCTCAAAACCTATGACTCCATTTAGATCTTTTGGTAACACAACTCGGCAGGAGATTGTTCGGGTGCCTGCTCGGAGCAAGAGTGTACTATCGGCCTTCTTTGTCAAGCAGAAGACGCAGAAACTGAAGGCCAGTGCTATGTCATAA
- the LOC113728147 gene encoding UDP-D-xylose:L-fucose alpha-1,3-D-xylosyltransferase MGP4-like gives MSSFLHQRPLHNILTDQYPLSPRSPQNSQKPSILFNRTSLVLLLSLLIVLGILYPWIQIPQGGLFSSSISSSRSGNPNFSESKWRAYTLSEAAANVAKNNTLIVCAVSEAYLPFLNNWLISIVRQKHHDQVLVIAEDYPTLFKVNQKWPGHAVLIPPALESQAAHKFGSQGFFNFTSRRPRHLLQILELGYNVMYNDVDMVWLADPFPHLQGKHDVYFTDDMAAVKPLNHSHDLPPPGKKGRTYICSCMIFLRPTGGAKLVMKKWIEELQAQPWSNAKKANDQPAFNWALNKTAGQVDLYLLPQAAFPTGGLYFKNPTWVQETKGMHVIIHNNYITGFEKKIKRFRDYGLWLVDDHSLESPLGRL, from the exons ATGTCATCTTTTCTGCACCAAAGGCCACTTCACAACATTCTCACAGACCAGTATCCATTATCCCCTCGATCTCCCCAAAATTCTCAAAAACCCAGCATTCTTTTCAACCGCACTTCTCTCGTCCTCCTCCTTTCTCTCCTCATAGTACTTGGTATCCTCTACCCCTGGATTCAAATCCCACAAGGAGGCCTCTTTAGCAGCAGCATTAGTAGTTCCCGCAGCGGTAATCCTAACTTTTCTGAATCAAAGTGGCGTGCCTACACGCTCTCTGAGGCAGCTGCCAATGTGGCAAAGAACAATACTCTTATTGTTTGTGCCGTCAGTGAGGCTTATTTGCCATTCTTGAACAACTGGTTGATTAGTATTGTCAGGCAGAAGCACCATGATCAAGTGCTGGTGATTGCAGAGGATTATCCGACGTTGTTTAAGGTCAATCAGAAGTGGCCTGGCCATGCTGTGCTCATCCCTCCTGCACTGGAATCTCAAGCTGCTCATAAGTTTGGTTCTCAG GGGTTCTTCAATTTTACATCGAGAAGGCCCCGCCATCTGCTGCAAATTTTGGAGCTTGGCTATAATGTTATGTACAATGATGTTGATATGGTTTGGTTAGCAGATCCATTTCCTCATCTGCAAGGGAAGCATGATGTGTACTTCACTGATGACATGGCTGCT GTGAAACCTCTGAACCATTCTCATGATTTGCCACCTCCAGGAAAAAAAGGTCGTACTTACATCTGTAGCTGTATGATTTTTCTGCGACCCACTGGTGGAGCAAAACTAGTCATGAAGAAGTGGATTGAAGAGCTTCAGGCTCAGCCATGGTCCAATGCCAAAAAAGCCAACGACCAGCCTGCATTCAACTGGGCACTGAACAAAACTGCTGGACAG GTAGACTTGTATTTGCTTCCTCAGGCTGCATTCCCAACAGGCGGTTTGTACTTCAAGAACCCGACATGGGTACAGGAAACTAAGGGAATGCATGTCATTATTCACAATAACTATATTACTGGTTTTGAAAAGAAGATAAAGCGATTTCGTGATTATGGTCTCTGGTTGGTAGATGATCATTCCTTGGAGTCACCGCTTGGGAGATTATGA